Sequence from the Acidobacteriota bacterium genome:
CCGACGCCAGCGTCTGGGTGGTGGGCAGGCGTCCGCGCGGCAAGGGGTTCGACCTGAACATCGACGCGCGCGTGGACACCGGACGATGGCTCGAAGTGCGCGGCGACGTACACACGGCCAAGGGGCTGGTATGGATCGAGGCCATCGACATCCGCATCGCGCAGCCGGTCACCGATCAGCCGCCGGCCGAGACCACCGCCGCCCAGGTCGCACCGCAACCGCCGCCACAGGTGATCTTCTCGACGCCCACCAACGGCGATGCCGACGTGGCCGGCGACGTTCGCGTGCGGCTGCAGTTCTCGCGCGACATGGCGAGCCAGACGTTCAAGGGCACTGTCACGGCAGCGTACGCCCCTGTCGACGGCGCTGACGCGATCGCGATACCCGCGTTCTCGACCAGTTACGACCAGGGGCGCCGCGTGCTGGAACTGAAGTTCTCGACGCCGTTCGAGCGAGCGCGGACGGTGGTGATCCGGCTGCTTCCCGGTATCACCGCGTTCGACGCACAGCCGCTCGCGCCCTACGAACTCCGCTTCACGACGGGCAGCTGACCGGCGCGCCTCGCGTCAGGTCCTCGCCGCGGCGCGCTCGGCTGCGGCCGCCTCGGCGAGGAGTCGCGCCACCTCATCGCGCACGCGATCGGCCAGGGCGTCGCGCTCGGACAACTGGACGCCGTCGGTTTCGATGGGCGCGCCGAAGTGGACGCGGATCGTCGTCGGCCAGATGAGCGGGCTCCCGGGACGCATGGCGCGCGCGGCACCGTGGATGGCTGTCGGCACGATGGGCGCCTGCGCCTTGATCGCGAGGACGAACGCCCCCTTCTTGAACGGCAGCAACGCGCCTGTACGGCTGCGCGTCCCTTCCGGGAACATGAGGAGCGAATTCCCCGACCGTACGCTCGCGACCGCGCGATCGATCGCTTGCGTCGCGCGCTCGCGGTTCTCGCGCTCGATCGGCACGAAGCCCACGGCGTCGAAACCACGGCCGAGGATCGGGATCTTCCGCAACACGGCCTTGTAGACCACCTTGAGGCGCGGCGCGAGGTCGCTCAGGGCGGCGACAATCACGGGCGGCTCGACGTTGCTCGCATGGTTGACCGTGTACAGCGCCGCGCGATGGCGCTGGATGTGCTCGTCGCCCACCACGATGGTCCTCAGGCCGAGGATGACCATCGCGAGCTTGATGCAGTGGTTGCCCAGAGCGAGCAGGTGCGCGTACCGGCCCGTCGCGATGGCGAAGACGAGCCCTGGGCCGCCGAGCAGAATCACGTAAGCGATGACGAACGCGTAGCCGGCGAAGCTGCGGATGGCGGAGACGAGCGTGGACACGGGACCAGGGAAGGGAGTCGCGGAGACGAGAGACGAATCGAGCCCGGTGACCTCTCGGCCGCCGGGCTCCATCGTGGTTTCGTCGGACGCTGGATCGAGTTCAGTTCGCGTTGAGCGCGCGTCGTGCTGACGCGCGCGAGGCAGTCGCCACCTTTGGCGCGGCCACGTGCGCGGCGACGGCCGCAACGGGAGCGACGGAGCGGCGTACGGGCACGCTCTCGTCCTTGGTCTTGAAGCACTGGCACAGCGCTTCGTCCACCATGACCTCCACGCCGGTCATCGTCTGATGCGTCACTTCTGAGATTTCGGAGATGACAAGGAAGCGGGCCCTGTCGAGCATGCGCTTTTCGCGAAAGGAGAGATTCTTCGTCTTGCTGAGGTAACAGAGGCTCTTGAGCACCTCGACCACGTCGTAGATCGAACCCGTTCGCATGCGATCCGAGTTGTCCTTGAAGCGGCCCTTCCAGTTCTGATGACTGTCGATGTTGCCATCGGAGAGCAAGCCGTACAGCCGCTTGATTTCCTCGTCGCAGACCGCGCGGCGCAGGCCCACGCTGTCGACATTGTTGACGGGCACGAGCACCGTCGTCTCGTTTGCCACCATGCGGAGTTGATAGAACTCGCACACGGTTCCCAGAATCGTCTTGGTCTCGATGCGCTCTACGACGCCAAGGCCATGATTCGGGTAGATGACCTTGTCACCGACCTGAACTGTCACGGGCACCCCTCTCTTCGGATGGTTGCAACGGCAGCTTCCAGCGATGTGGTCCGAGAAATCCGCACCAGTATACCGCAGAACGCGCGGCGCGCGCCCGTTGACTCGCCTGATGACTCGCCTGATGACTCGCCTGATACCGGCCAGGCATGGTCCAATGGCGTCCAAATGACGCCTGAGGCCTCACTGGTCCGCCTCGGGCGTGGACATCGAACGATGAGAACTCGCACGGTGCGCGTCATGGTGGCCACCACGGCCGCCGCTGTCCTGGGACTCCTGCTGTTCGGGACAGACGGCCGGGTGCGCGCCGCCGAATCGGGTGTGACACGTCAGCCCTCGCTGGCGCCGTACGTCCCCACACCACAGGACGTGGTCGAGCGCATGCTCAGGCTGGCCCAGGTCGGCCAGAACGACACGGTGGTGGACCTCGGGTCCGGCGATGGCCGGCTCGTCGTCACGGCCGCGAAGCAGTTCGGCGCGCGGGGCATCGGCGTCGATATCGACCCGGCGCGCATCGCCGAGGGTCAGGCCAACGCCGCCAGGGCCGGGGTGGAAGACCGGGTCGAGTTCCGGCAGCAGGACGCGCTCCAGGCCGATCTCTCACAGGCCACCGTCGTCACGCTCTACCTGCTGTCTGCGTCCAACGTGAAGTTGCGCCCGCGCCTCCAGGCAGAATTGAAGCCCGGCTCCCGCATCGTGTCGCACCAGTTCGGCATGGGCGACTGGCAGCCCGACAAGGTGGAGACGTTCACCGACGCCAATGGCACGAGCCGTACGCTCTACCTCTGGACCATCAAGTAGGCCTCGCGCCACGTTCCTTCTTCCTGACCTCCTGTTACACTGTCCCTTCTTGCCCGCTTGGCGAAACGGCAGACGCAGGGGACTCAAAATCCCCCGCCCGCAAGGGCATCTCGGTTCGAGTCCGAGAGCGGGCACCAGCACTCTCATCCATCACTGAACCAGGCGGTCCGCCGCCGGGCCTGTCACAGGGTCTGCTCACGTGTTGCCGCTTCTCCCCGGCGCCCCCGTTCGTGGTGAACGCCTGCGCACACTGGCAGGTCTGGCGCCCTACGCTTGCGCACACGCCGGGAGTTGCTGTCGGGCAGGATGGCCGATCCCCATCGATCCCGCTCCGCTGGCGCTCCTCGAACGCGCCGCCGCCGAGGGCCACCTCACCACGCTCGCCGAGGGGCGATGGGCGGACGGACAGATTCTTGGTCGAACGACACAACACGTCACCGCTGTCGGCCGGTTGCGGGTGGCCGGCACGGTTCATCAGTCCGTGGTCGGCGCGTCACGGTGTGTGTTCCATGCGCCAGACGATGCGACAGGTGGCTGCAGGCTCGAACGGTCGCTCGGCCCGGCGGCCATGCCGTTCAGTTGTCGTCAGTTCCCGCGACTGCTCCTCCACGACGCGACAGGCTGGAGTCTCTCATTTTCTGCCTGGTGCCCTACCGCTGCGCGCCTCATCGTCACCGGCGCTTCAGGGTTCTCGACGGTCGGGATGGTTGAGGCAGACCCACGGGTGCACATCGAAGGACTCGACGCGACCGCCGCGTGGCCGCCCCTGTTGAGACCGGGTGTGCTGGCCGGCCACGACGAATACACGCACTGGGAACGCACAGTACTCGTTGAATACGTTGATACCGTTCACAGCATTGGAGTGTCAGCAAGTTGTGCGCTTGCTGGCGCGCTCGCCTGGACGGATGTCGTGCGCCGATGGTCGGCCGGTGACGGTACG
This genomic interval carries:
- a CDS encoding 1-acyl-sn-glycerol-3-phosphate acyltransferase; protein product: MSTLVSAIRSFAGYAFVIAYVILLGGPGLVFAIATGRYAHLLALGNHCIKLAMVILGLRTIVVGDEHIQRHRAALYTVNHASNVEPPVIVAALSDLAPRLKVVYKAVLRKIPILGRGFDAVGFVPIERENRERATQAIDRAVASVRSGNSLLMFPEGTRSRTGALLPFKKGAFVLAIKAQAPIVPTAIHGAARAMRPGSPLIWPTTIRVHFGAPIETDGVQLSERDALADRVRDEVARLLAEAAAAERAAART
- a CDS encoding CarD family transcriptional regulator yields the protein MTVQVGDKVIYPNHGLGVVERIETKTILGTVCEFYQLRMVANETTVLVPVNNVDSVGLRRAVCDEEIKRLYGLLSDGNIDSHQNWKGRFKDNSDRMRTGSIYDVVEVLKSLCYLSKTKNLSFREKRMLDRARFLVISEISEVTHQTMTGVEVMVDEALCQCFKTKDESVPVRRSVAPVAAVAAHVAAPKVATASRASARRALNAN
- a CDS encoding methyltransferase domain-containing protein, which produces MRTRTVRVMVATTAAAVLGLLLFGTDGRVRAAESGVTRQPSLAPYVPTPQDVVERMLRLAQVGQNDTVVDLGSGDGRLVVTAAKQFGARGIGVDIDPARIAEGQANAARAGVEDRVEFRQQDALQADLSQATVVTLYLLSASNVKLRPRLQAELKPGSRIVSHQFGMGDWQPDKVETFTDANGTSRTLYLWTIK